The Paracoccus sp. MC1862 genome includes a window with the following:
- a CDS encoding Fic family protein: MYIWEQPDWPKLTWQDATIAAPLAAVRHDQGRLIGRMEALGFKLREEAVLQTLTQDVVKTSEIEGEQLDASQVRSSLARRLGIDIGALPPTDRNVEGIVEVMLDATRNYEALLTTERLFAWHAALFPTGRSGMTRIRVGNWRDDSMGPMQVVSGPYGRERVHFAAPPATEVAAEMDTFLAWFNAPLTTDPVIKAALAHLWFVTIHPFEDGNGRLARAIADLALARSERSPQRFYSMSAQIRLERNAYYDQLERTQKGGTDVTPWILWFLDCLGRAIHGADGVLAAVIAKAQFWERAGALALNERQIKVLNRLLDGFEGKMTSSKWATIAKCSQDTANRDIAALIDLGLLRKGEGGGRSTHYEMVL, encoded by the coding sequence GTGTACATCTGGGAGCAGCCGGACTGGCCAAAGCTGACCTGGCAGGACGCGACCATCGCAGCCCCGCTGGCGGCGGTGCGCCATGACCAAGGCCGTCTGATCGGCCGCATGGAGGCGCTGGGCTTCAAGCTGCGCGAAGAGGCCGTGCTGCAGACCCTGACTCAGGATGTCGTCAAGACGAGCGAGATCGAGGGGGAGCAGCTGGATGCCTCGCAGGTCCGTTCCTCGCTTGCCCGGCGCCTCGGGATTGACATCGGCGCCCTGCCCCCGACAGACCGCAACGTCGAAGGGATCGTCGAGGTGATGCTGGACGCGACCCGGAACTATGAAGCCCTCCTGACCACCGAGCGCCTGTTTGCCTGGCACGCCGCCCTGTTCCCAACGGGGCGCAGCGGCATGACGCGCATCAGGGTCGGGAACTGGCGCGACGACAGCATGGGCCCGATGCAGGTGGTGTCAGGGCCGTATGGCCGGGAACGCGTGCATTTCGCGGCACCACCGGCCACTGAGGTCGCGGCCGAGATGGACACCTTTCTCGCCTGGTTCAACGCGCCCCTGACAACCGATCCAGTGATCAAGGCTGCGCTGGCGCATTTGTGGTTCGTGACCATCCACCCGTTCGAGGATGGGAATGGCCGCCTCGCCCGCGCCATCGCCGATCTGGCCCTCGCTCGGTCGGAGCGCAGCCCACAGCGGTTCTACAGCATGTCGGCGCAGATCAGGCTGGAACGGAACGCCTATTACGATCAGCTGGAACGGACCCAGAAGGGCGGCACGGACGTCACTCCATGGATCCTGTGGTTCCTCGATTGCCTCGGCCGCGCAATCCATGGAGCGGATGGCGTCTTGGCGGCCGTGATCGCCAAGGCGCAGTTCTGGGAACGGGCCGGGGCGCTGGCGCTGAACGAACGCCAGATCAAGGTACTCAACCGTCTGCTCGACGGCTTCGAGGGCAAGATGACATCGTCGAAGTGGGCCACGATTGCCAAGTGTTCGCAGGACACGGCGAACCGGGACATCGCTGCACTGATCGACCTCGGTCTGCTGCGGAAGGGGGAAGGTGGAGGCCGCAGCACGCATTACGAGATGGTGCTGTGA